One Arachis hypogaea cultivar Tifrunner chromosome 18, arahy.Tifrunner.gnm2.J5K5, whole genome shotgun sequence genomic window, tcatagagggattcaccttctttctgtctgaaggtttgaacatcagctctaagcttgctcagcttttgaggaggaaagtacttggctaagaaagccgtgaccagcttatcccaagagttcaggctgtctttgggttgaaaatccaaccataatctagctctgtctcttacagcaaaagggaaaagcatgagcctgtggacttcaggatctactccatttgtcttaacagtatcacatatctgcaagaattcagttaagaactgaaaaggatcttcagatggaagtccatgaaacttgcagttctgctgcatcagagaaactaattgaggtttcagctcaaagttgtttgctccaatggcaggaatggagatgcttcttccatgtaaattggaattaggtgcagtaaagtcaccaagcatcttccttacattattattattttcggctgccatctccttttcctgttcgaaaatttctgaaaggttatgtctggattgttgtattttagcttctcttaattttctcttcagagtcctttcaggttctggatctgcttccacaagaatgttcttatccttgctcctgctcatatgacaaagaagaaggcacagaaaaataataataataatagagatcctttataccacagtatagggatccctttgtgagtggaagaaaagagggggagacaaagaatgtaatataatggaagaaacacaactatgaggatggaagagaggtgagatgagatgttaggatatgaatgaataaatagaataggatgggggagggataattttcgaaaattattttgaaaaagagttagtgatttttgaaaaatggtttttgaaaaatgttagaaattttcgaaaaatttttaaaatttaaaaataaaaataattagttaataaaaaaagaaatttttgaaaaagaggggagatattttcgaaaattagagagagagagttagttaggtagttttgaaaaagttaagaaacaaacaaaaagttagttagttagttgaaacaaattttgaaaagataagaagttatgaagttagaaaagatattttgaaaagatatttttgaaaaagataagataagaagatatttttgaaaagatatgattaaaattagttttgaaaaagatttgatttttaaaatctcaattaatgacttgattcataagaaatcacaagatatgattctagaacttaaagtttgaatctttcttaacaagcaagtaacaaacttcaaatttttgaatcaaaacattaattgattatgttattttcgaaaatttggtataaaaataagaaaaatatttttgaaaaagatttttttaattttcgaaaataactaaaaattttgaaaaagatttgattttcgaaaaagattttgaaaaagataagattttcaaattgaaaatttgatttgactcataagaaacaacttgattttaaaaacttttgaaaaagtcaatccaaattttcgaatttgatgagagaaaaagggaaagatttttttttttgatttttgaaatttttatgaaaaacatgaaaaatatgcaatgcatgaaatttttagatcaaaacaatgaatgcatgcaagaatgctatgaatgtcaagatgaacaccaagaacactttgaatgtcatgatgaatatcaagaacataattttgaaaaatctttaatgcaaagaaaacatgtaagacaccaaacttagaattctttaatgcttatgcactaagaattcaagaatgcatatgataaacatgaaaagacacaaaacaaaaaatcatcaagatcaaacaagaagacttaccaagaacaacttgaagatcatgaagaacactatgaatgcatgaagttttcgaaaaatgcaagatgcatatgcaagtgacaccaaacttatgatatgactcaagactcaaacaagaaacagaaaatatttttgatttttatgattttctaattttttggatttttattttatatttttcgcatattaaaaggaaaaataaggattccaaaaatttttaatatgaattccaggaatcttgccatgttagtctaaagcttcagtccaggaattagacatggctcactagccagccaagctttcaaagaaagctccagtccaaaacactagacatggccaatggccagccaagcttcagcaggtgatcatggatcagcagcaggtggatgagcaacaactaatttgctcttgataacaaattgcaagcctcagtccaaatgaatttagacatggctttacagccagccaggcttcacatgcttcatgaaacactagaattcattcttaaaaattttgaataaatttttgaaaacatttttattttttcgaaaacaagagaaatttttgaaaatatttttgaaagatttttgaaaagagaacgaaaagaaagttacccaatctgagcaacaagatgaaccgtcagttgtccaaactcaaacaatccccggcaacggcgccaaaaacttggtgcagttgccggatcaaaagggaatctggcactgatgttaccggaccaaaagcttgccgaaaactcaaacaatccctggcaacggcgccaaaaacttggtgcacgaaattgtgatgtccaggctcgaacaatccctggtaatggctccaaagcttggtgctttgatcttaattcataattgtcacaacttcgatacaactaaccagcaagtgcactgggtcgtccaagtaataccttacgtgagtaagggtcgaatcccacggagattgttggtatgaagcaagctatggtcaccttgtaaatctcagtcaggcagatataaagtgataatgttgttttcgaatattatataataaaatagggatagagatacttatgtaaatcattggtaggaatttcagataagcgaatggagatgcttttcgttcctctgaacctctgctttcctgctatcttcatccaatcagtcttactcctttccatagctggctttatgtgatacatcaccattgtcaacggctactttcggtcatctctcgggaaaatgatccaatgccctgtcacggcacggctaatcgtctggaggcatcacctttgtcaatggcttcatcttatcctctcagtgaataatatgctcacgcaccctgtcacggcacggctattcatctgtcggttctcgatcatgctggaataggatttactatccttttgcgtctgtcactaacgccctgcaatcgcgagttcagagctcgtcacagtcattcaatcattgaatcctactcggaataccacagacaaggtttagactttccggattctcttgaatgccgctatcattctagcttacgccacgaagattctggttaggagatctaagagatattcattctagcttacttcatgtagaacggaagtgtttgtcaggcacgcgttcataagggagaaggatgatgagcgtcacacataatcatcaccttcatcacgttcttgggtgcgaatggatatcttagaagcgaaataagaagaattgaatagaaaacagtagtactttgcattaatctttgaggaacagcagagctccacaccttaatctatggagtgtagaaactctaccgtatgaaaatacataagtgaaggtccaggcatggccgagatggccagccccctaaagcgtgatcaatagtctcctaagatgaacaatggattaaaactgagaccaaagattcctaatacaatagtaagaggtcctatttataataaactagctactagggtttacatgagtaagtaattgatgcataaatccactttctgggcccacttggtgtgtgtttgggctgagcctgaatgttgcacatgcagaggccatttgtggagttgaacgccagtttctgtgccagtttgggcgttcaactctggttttggatccttttctggcgctggacgccagatttgggcagaaggctggcgttgaacgccagtttacgtcatcaattcttggccaaagtatggactcttatatattgctggaaagccctagatgtctactttccaacgcaattagaagcgcgccatttcgagttctgtagctccagaaaatccactttgagtgcagggaggtcagaatccaacagcatcagcagtcctttttcaacctctgaatctgatttctactcaagtccctcaatttcagccagaaaatacctgaaatcacagaaaaacacacaaactcatagtaaagtccagaaatgtgaatttaacataaaaactaatgaaaacatccctaaaagtaactagatcctactaaaaacatactgaaaacaatgccaaaaagcgtataaattatccgctcatcaataaccgagtatttaaaccttgggtcgtcttctcaaggaattgcagggaggtatgttcttattattggttatgagtttgtaaattggggttctggagtttgggcaatgcgcacaggtatattttcaagcaataaaaataaataaataactgtaaaataaactcttggcaaggtatgagaactggaattcctatcctagttatcctttatcaagtgtgaagagaattgggttttaatcccacttggtcagcctttattaaacaaaggaatgttaagtggactgattagcttgattctcaagtcctagtcaactcctgtagagagactagtgttagagcaatcctagctaaagcaaaatctaccaatttcaatcacttgctgattttgataactcaagtactaccaatcacttgaccaaagccaaaagggagaaaaatatctaaattaaattaaaagcatcaatataagcaaagcaatcttaaatctgaaaatacctcgaattgcattaacaaaagaaattaaatctggcatagatgtttataaattaaattgagaaaataaataaaaataaagaacctgggattgagagtcactcctaaaactaagagaaatcctaaatcctaatcctaagagagaggagagaacctctctctctaaaaactacatctaaatcttaAAATTATAAATGTGAGAGCCTTCTCATAAATGGATGTATTTCcctactttataacctctaatatgtgttttctgggccgcaaactgggtcaaaaacagtccagaattcgctggtttcgaattttgccacgctggtttttcgtcattgcgacgcggccgcatgaattacgcggtcgcgtcgtctaattcaggggaactatagcatattatatatcaaatcgaagccccggacgttagctttccaacgcaactgaaaccgcgtcgtttggacctctgtagctaaagttatagtcgtttgagtgcaaagaggtcaggctggacaacttagcaacttcttcatcttcttgtattccttccacttttgcatgcttcctttccatcctccaagtcattcctgccctataatatctgaaaacacttaacacacatatcaagacatctaatggtgataagagaggattaataataagcaaatataagatcaaagaagcatgttttcaatcagagcacaaaattaggaaggcaaatgtaaaaccatgcaaatagtatgaataaatgggtaaagagtagataaaaagcactcaattgagcacaagataaaccataaaatagtggtttatcaaatccACTTTAGTTTGGATAAGAATCACCGGACTAAGCATATGTTATTATAGTGAGAAGGCTATCTTAAACATAGCGAGAGCGGTGGGAAAGCCGATTAAGGTTGATTTACAACCAAGTTAGCTGAGCGTGGAAAATATGCAAGAGCGTGCATCCAAATCTATCTCGGCCAACCTGTGATACGCAAGATTCTGGTTGATGGCTTTGAATACGCCATAGAATATGAGAACCTGCATCTCATTTGCGAAAAATGCAATTGCTTTGGGCATGTGACCCGGGATTGTGAGAAGACAAAGGGGGAGGAAGAGACTCTACCGGTGGAAAAGACCGCCGCACCGGCACGGAAGGAACCGGATAGGAAAGAAGGCAAGCCATCAGTAACCACCACGGTTAATCCGGCGGAGAAAATGGTGCaccagaaatttgaatttgaaaatgcaGAAGTCAAGGCTGCGTTGAATGTGGAACAAGCAGATCTTGTGCAGGGAACGTTGCATGAGATTTCGGAAGATATTAATACACCTATTGATGAGGAATGGACTACGGTTACTAAAAAAGGGAAAGCTAAGATAGGTTCAAAAAATGGCCTTATTCTAAGAAGGCCCAATGTTGATATGAAACCAACACGGGTGGGTAAGGGACCATTATTAGTTAAGAGAGAGGTCAAAAATCCTGCTCCAACAGACATGACAACACGCACAGAGAAACCTTCCTTTCTCGAGAGCTCTTTGAGAGTGAGCAAAGGGAGTGCAGCACCTGTTTTCTCGACACCGAGCATTAACTCGAACCACAAGAGAAGGAGACCTCCCTCTCTGCAAAGTTCACCAACCGAGCATGTCGGGGAAGACAAGCAAGATGAGACCAACCAGGAAGGACGTGCTGTTCTGGAGGGAACTGCCAAGGTGGGAGACAGAGGACCCTCGATGTGAGAGGTGGGAGTCGCCGTTCCATCATCAAGCTGGGTTTTTATGGTTAGTGATTTTATGAACTTGATCAGTTGGAACGTGAGAGGAGCATCAAACAATATGGCTCGAGTTCACTACAAAGAATTGGTAAGAAGATTTAATCCTGCCTATATTATTCTTGTAGAGACACATGTTGCGTTTAGttctatgaaatttttttggGAAAGCTTGGGTTTTCTTCCGATTGGAATAGTGGAAGCTAGTGGGCATAAAGGGGGTATATGGTTTTTGTCATTTGATGTTAAAGCTAAATATAAAGTGATTGCTACCATAGAACAATGTCTTACTATAGAAATTGCCAGCGGAGGTAGGAGTTGGGTTTGTAGTGCTGTTTACGGTAGTCCTCAGCTTGCGACCCGAGGGGAGCTGTGGAATCATCTCTTAGCTCTTGGAGCTTCTGTTCAGGTTCCTTGGCTTGTCACTGgagattttaatgaaattttgaGTTCTCAAGAGGTGAAAGGGGGCCTCTACAATGCTAATCGTAGCAATTACTTTTCTAATGTGCTGGATGCTTGTAATTTGTTTGATCTGGCAACAGTGGGCAAAAAGTTTACATGGTTCAGGAGGGTCCAGGGTAACAGGGAAGTGGCTAAGAAATTGGACAGAGCGTGTAGTAACAGTAGCTGGCGGTTCATGTTTCCCGAAGCTTTCACAAAGGTGCTGAGTCGATTGCATTCGGATCATTGCCCTTTGCTTATTCGATGCTTGGGAGCTCCATCCAAAAACAATGGAAGGCCGTTCAGATTCCAGGCTGCATGGGCCACTCACCCTTCCTATAAAGGTGTTATTCACCAAGTTTGCAATGGTACTTGCACCCACCTTCACGGCAAGCTTCGGAGAGTCCAACAGGCTTCACAAGAGTTCAATTCTCGTGTTTTTGGAAACATTTTTGTCAAGAAAAGAAATATTGAAAGCAAGCTCGATGATTTGCAAAGAAGATTGGAAACTAGTGACGAGGGTGCTCTTAAAGAGGAGGAATGTAGGTATAGGGAGGAATATAACTTGGTCCTAGCCCAAGAGGCAATGCTCTGGTTTGAAAAGTCCCGGGAGCAATGGGTAAGATTTGGTGACAGAAATACGAAGTTTTTTCATATGCAGGCCATTATTAGACGAAAAGCAAACAAAATTCATGGGCTCTTGTGAGTGATAGGTCCTGGTCCTGTGATTCAGAACTTTTCCAGAAGGAGGCGTTAGCATATTATATAACTCTCTTTTGTTCCACTGAACCAGTGGAGGTGGACTGTCTGGGAGATTTCCTAAAGCCCTCTCTTAGCCGTGAGGCTTGTGAGAATCTCTTAAAGCCAGTCATGTTGTTGGAAGTTAAAGCAGCAGTGGATAGTATGAGTCCTTTCAAAGCCCCGGGACCAGATGGGTTTCAAGCGTACTTCTTCAAAGAATTTTGGGATGTGGTTGGGCAGGATGTGTGGGATTTAGCTCGAAAGGTTTTTCAGGGGGAGGCGATCAATCCAGCTATGTTGGAAACGCTTCTTGTGCTTATCTCAAAGGTTGACATTCCAAGCAAATGAAGGATTTTCGACCGATCAGTCTTTGCAACGTCCTATACAAGATTGTAACTAAGGTACTAGTAAGCTGCGTTAGACCTTACTAAGCAGACTTTATCAGTCCGAACCAGGGAGGGTTTATTCCTGGAAGAGGAActcctgataatattattgtggcAAAAGAAGTACTTCATTTCTTGAAGAAAACTAAGTCAAAGAAGGGTGCTATGGCTTTCAAGATAGATTTAGAGAAGGCTTATGACAGGGTCGACTGGAAGTTCTTAGAATATACTTTGGAAAACTTCGGCTTTCCTAGCTCTATTATAAATCTCATTATGAGGTGTATTCAAGCATCCTCTCTTTCGATTCTGTGGAATGAGAACAGGTTAGAAGGTTTCCAACCTAGAAGAGGGCTTCGGCAGGGGGATCCCATGTCGCCATACCTTTTCGTCCTTTGTATGGAGATGCTAGCTTGCTTTATTTCACACCAAGTTCAGTTAGGGGTATGGGACCCGATTGCTGTCTCGCGGAGAGGGCTGAGAATTTCACATCTAATATTTGCTGATGATCTCCTCCTGTTCTGTAAAGCTAGTAAAACCCAGGTTCAACAAGTCATGCACTCTTTGAACTTGTTCTGCAAGGCCTCTGGCCTGAAAGTGAACTTAGATAAGTCGAAAGCTATTTGCTAAAAAAATGTGACTAATAGATGAAGGGAGGTGCTGGCTGGTGTGTCCTCAATTCGTTTTGCTCATGACTTGGGTAGGTATTTGGGGGTTAATCTCAATCACTCGCGAGCCTCTAGAACAACTTGCTTAGAGTCGGTGGAGAAAATTAGAAGTAGATTGTCTAACTGAAAGGACGTCTCCTGAATAGGGTTGGCAGATTTTGTCTTATAAAGTCCGTGGCATCTTCCCTCCCTATCTACCAGATGCAAGTTGAGCTCTTTC contains:
- the LOC114925788 gene encoding uncharacterized protein, with protein sequence MARVHYKELVRRFNPAYIILVETHVAFSSMKFFWESLGFLPIGIVEASGHKGGIWFLSFDVKAKYKVIATIEQCLTIEIASGGRSWVCSAVYGSPQLATRGELWNHLLALGASVQVPWLVTGDFNEILSSQEVKGGLYNANRSNYFSNVLDACNLFDLATVGKKFTWFRRVQGNREVAKKLDRACSNSSWRFMFPEAFTKVLSRLHSDHCPLLIRCLGAPSKNNGRPFRFQAAWATHPSYKGVIHQVCNGTCTHLHGKLRRVQQASQEFNSRVFGNIFVKKRNIESKLDDLQRRLETSDEGALKEEECRYREEYNLVLAQEAMLWSWSCDSELFQKEALAYYITLFCSTEPVEVDCLGDFLKPSLSREACENLLKPVMLLEVKAAVDSMSPFKAPGPDGFQAYFFKEFWDVVGQDVWDLARKGGFIPGRGTPDNIIVAKEVLHFLKKTKSKKGAMAFKIDLEKAYDRVDWKFLEYTLENFGFPSSIINLIMRCIQASSLSILWNENRLEGFQPRRGLRQGDPMSPYLFVLCMEMLACFISHQVQLGVWDPIAVSRRGLRISHLIFADDLLLFCKASKTQVQQVMHSLNLFCKASGLKVNLDKSKAIC